A genome region from Fusarium musae strain F31 chromosome 5, whole genome shotgun sequence includes the following:
- the PTR8_2 gene encoding transcription factor TFIIH complex ERCC-3 subunit (EggNog:ENOG41~BUSCO:EOG09260HSP) yields the protein MSLKRKAQKATIDLRNIVKRDFSYLATNPDSANRPLWIDPDKGYIILERFHPLADLATDFLVTIAEPQSRPAFLHEYKITPHSLYAAVSVGLNGEDIISTLDKFLKTELPQSIKEFIRSCTKSYGKVKLVLKSNKYFVESSDADVLQTLLKDSIIGPLRVIGSDEITTTRAPALGGLVIPGTKNAAGAKQANLPQNTNKDASEPDQIEAVLNDEDNDDEQEAVHAFEIPDSAVESVQKRCLELSYPILEEYDFRCDNINPDLDIDLRPNTQIRPYQEKSLSKMFGNGRAKSGIIVLPCGAGKTLVGITAACTIRKGVIVLCTSSVSAVQWRNEFLKWSNISPEDITTFTSDSKEKFSGSTGVIVTTYSMVTNSRERAHDSKKMMDFLAGREWGLMLLDEVHVVPANMFRRVISSIKTHSKLGLTATLLREDDKIDHLNFLIGPKLYEANWMELSQQGHIAKVQCAEVWCSMPTVFYEQYLHVSSRMKRTLAAINPSKFQACQYLINYHEARGDKIIVFSDELYSLKLYAYKLKRYLIYGGTSQEERLRVLDHFRHNPEVNTLFLSKIGDTSLDLPEATCLIQISSQFGSRRQEAQRLGRILRAKRRNDEGFNAFFYSLVSKDTSEMHFASKRQAFLIDQGYAFKVITKLDGIKKTPDLAFATPAEQRELLQGTLVDNETAVDDEFAADDLWGGEKTGGKGAKAKGKNTVRRVAGYLDELSGVQDMAYIERNSSANNGLERKKVEKSGFFKKIDRENKRQKK from the coding sequence ATGTCGCTCAAACGAAAGGCGCAAAAAGCGACTATTGACCTCAGAAACATCGTCAAGCGTGATTTCTCGTATCTTGCTACCAATCCCGATAGCGCTAACCGTCCATTATGGATTGATCCCGACAAAGGATATATCATTCTTGAACGCTTTCATCCGTTGGCAGACCTAGCAACTGACTTTCTCGTCACTATCGCGGAGCCTCAATCCAGACCTGCTTTTCTCCATGAGTACAAGATCACGCCGCATAGTCTCTATGCCGCTGTTTCCGTCGGTCTGAATGGCGAAGATATCATCAGCACGCTTGACAAGTTTCTCAAGACAGAGCTTCCACAGAGTATCAAAGAGTTCATCAGGTCGTGTACCAAGAGCTATGGAAAGGTCAAGCTTGTTTTGAAGAGTAACAAATATTTCGTCGAGAGCAGCGATGCAGATGTACTTCAGACTCTGCTCAAAGACAGCATTATCGGACCTCTTCGAGTGATAGGGTCTGATGAAATTACTACGACGCGCGCTCCAGCTTTGGGTGGCTTGGTCATTCCGGGGACAAAGAACGCGGCGGGGGCTAAGCAAGCCAACCTCCCACAAAATACGAACAAAGACGCTTCAGAGCCGGACCAGATTGAAGCCGTTCTCAACGATGAAGACAACGATGACGAGCAAGAAGCGGTCCATGCCTTTGAGATTCCCGACAGCGCTGTTGAAAGCGTGCAAAAGCGCTGCTTGGAGCTGTCCTACCCCATCCTAGAAGAGTACGACTTTCGCTGTGACAACATCAATCCCGACTTGGACATAGACCTTCGCCCAAACACGCAAATCAGACCGTACCAAGAGAAGAGTCTCAGCAAAATGTTCGGCAACGGTCGCGCCAAAAGCGGGATCATCGTTCTCCCCTGCGGCGCCGGCAAAACCCTCGTTGGCATCACAGCAGCATGCACCATCCGAAAAGGCGTCATCGTTCTGTGTACAAGCTCAGTCTCCGCTGTTCAATGGCGCAACGAGTTTCTCAAATGGTCAAACATTAGCCCAGAGGACATCACTACTTTTACATCTGACAGTAAAGAGAAGTTCTCTGGGAGTACTGGCGTCATTGTGACCACGTATTCAATGGTTACGAATAGTCGCGAGCGCGCTCATGACtcaaagaagatgatggactTTCTAGCGGGACGGGAATGGGGGTTGATGCTTCTCGACGAGGTACATGTTGTTCCAGCTAATATGTTTCGACGTGTTATCTCGTCGATTAAAACGCACTCTAAGCTTGGACTCACTGCTACATTGCTTCGTGAGGATGACAAGATCGATCATCTCAACTTTCTCATCGGGCCGAAGCTGTACGAAGCGAACTGGATGGAACTATCGCAGCAGGGACATATCGCAAAGGTGCAGTGCGCGGAGGTCTGGTGTTCGATGCCGACTGTCTTTTACGAGCAATACCTCCATGTTTCGTCTCGGATGAAGCGGACTCTAGCCGCTATCAACCCTTCCAAATTTCAGGCTTGCCAATATCTTATCAACTATCATGAAGCACGCGGCGATAAGATCATTGTCTTCTCCGATGAGCTCTACTCCTTGAAACTCTACGCATACAAGCTGAAGAGATACCTTATTTACGGGGGAACAAGTCAAGAGGAGCGACTCAGGGTTCTTGATCATTTCCGCCACAACCCCGAGGTGAATACGCTATTCTTGTCCAAGATCGGCGATACATCGCTTGACCTCCCCGAAGCAACATGTCTCATCCAAATATCCTCACAATTCGGCTCCCGCCGTCAAGAGGCACAGCGCCTCGGCCGCATCTTGCGAGCAAAGCGGAGAAACGACGAGGGCTTCAACGCCTTCTTCTACTCCCTCGTCTCTAAGGATACATCCGAAATGCACTTTGCGTCAAAACGGCAGGCATTCCTTATTGATCAAGGCTACGCGttcaaagtcatcaccaAGCTAGATGGCATCAAAAAAACACCCGATCTCGCATTTGCTACTCCTGCTGAACAAAGAGAATTGTTGCAGGGCACTTTGGTTGACAACGAAACcgcagttgatgatgaatttgCTGCGGATGATCTCTGGGGCGGGGAGAAGACTGGTGGAAAAGGTGCAAAAGCCAAGGGGAAGAATACGGTGAGGCGCGTCGCGGGTTATCTTGATGAACTTAGTGGTGTGCAAGACATGGCGTACATTGAACGGAACTCATCTGCTAATAATGGCCTagagagaaaaaaggttGAAAAGAgtggtttcttcaagaagattgatCGAGAGAATAAGCGGCAGAAGAAGTAA
- a CDS encoding hypothetical protein (EggNog:ENOG41), translating to MVRVSLLNLAAIATLLLGAEAGPCKPRTTAATSLDETTSTVAADTTATTSIETTAVTTVAEPTTTTEAESTTTSEAAGCVETQLFINPNFDDSNNDIAPWTSNAALTQNQPQSGTNALSMTFVNGVPDYYIKQTLQNLSGQYKFSYYYRVVSVSENADYSCNIQLTAGSVSTYGEIYDSVGGWKTYSVIMDMGAATVAQAEVQFGLTCYGEFTGIEVDVDTLAFTRVCDA from the exons ATGGTTCGTGTTTCTTTGCTCAACCTAGCAGCCATTGCTACGCTGCTCCTCGGCGCCGAAGCCGGTCCCTGTAAGCCAAGGACGACCGCTGCGACAAGCCTTGACGAGACCACATCGACGGTTGCTGCTGATACTACCGCTACTACATCAATCGAGACGACTGCTGTCACGACCGTGGCGGAGCCTACTACTACAACTGAGGCAGAGTCTACTACAACTAGTGAAGCGGCAGGCTGTGTCGAAACTCAGCTGTTTATCAACCCAAATTTCGATGACAGTAACAACGATATTGCGCCTTGGACCAGCAACGCCGCCCTCACCCAAAACCAACCTCAATCCGGCACCAACGCACT TTCCATGACATTTGTCAACGGTGTACCCGATTACTACATCAAGCAGACCCTCCAGAATCTGAGCGGCCAGTACAAATTCTCCTACTATTACCGAGTCGTCAGCGTCAGCGAGAATGCTGATTACAGTTGCAACATTCAGCTCACGGCTGGATCTGTAAGTACTTATGGCGAAATATATGACAGCGTCGGTGGCTGGAAGACATACAGCGTCATCATGGATATGGGTGCTGCTACGGTTGCACAGGCAGAGGTGCAGTTTGGTTTGACCTGTTATGGCGAATTCACCGGAATTGAGGTCGACGTGGATACGCTTGCGTTTACGCGAGTTTGCGACGCTTAG
- a CDS encoding hypothetical protein (EggNog:ENOG41), whose product MGYGTLDNGDWLMVGMSIFSKDRSVELRMQDDGKLAIYYDNRCAWQSTDQQISNAKGAIMQGDGNFCIYDKNGKATWHTNTAAPKGDNKTFVAVQDDGNLVLYRDGGATPIWSSKSNK is encoded by the exons atGGGTTACGGCACTCTCGACAACGGCGACTGGCTCATGGTCGGCATGAGCATCTTCAGCAAAGATCGCTCCGTCGAGCTCCGCATGCAAGATGATGGCAAGCTCGCCATCTACTACGACAACCGCTGCGCCTGGCAGAGCACCGACCAGCAGATCAGCAACGCAAAGGGCGCCATCATGCAGGGCGACGGCAACTTCTGCATCTA TGACAAGAATGGCAAGGCCACTTGGCACACCAACACTGCTGCCCCCAAGGGTGACAACAAGACCTTTGTCGCTGTCCAAGACGACGGAAATCTTGTCCTGTACAGAGATGGTGGAGCTACTCCCATCTGGTCTTCCAAGAGCAACAAATAA